From Corynebacterium sp. BD556, the proteins below share one genomic window:
- a CDS encoding NUDIX hydrolase translates to MVAYRRDTKDEIDPFDMAGYQGARLASTVILTRDGSGGLEVWMQERVLTMRNFPGMTVFPGGGVDSRDFPGRVWDDGELWVGRSAISLARQLGVTKYKAHALLFAAVRELFEETGTLFAVDDDGNLLRDASDYHKERLKLESHELSLTDVLRAFNLNVHADLIYPYARWVGRSERGTLFDVFSWLAVAPDGQEPDGATGEADDANWFSPQLLIDGWRAGLVRLAPATWAQLVDLSAYLSVADLLDAVRDASISPIVGDPVNHPRFREYFLNPPIDRIGRPHGI, encoded by the coding sequence ATGGTTGCTTATCGCCGTGACACGAAGGACGAGATTGATCCCTTCGACATGGCGGGGTATCAAGGTGCCCGCCTGGCTAGCACGGTGATCCTCACCAGGGATGGATCTGGCGGCCTAGAAGTCTGGATGCAAGAGCGAGTTTTGACCATGCGCAACTTTCCCGGAATGACCGTCTTTCCTGGAGGTGGGGTAGACAGCCGCGATTTTCCGGGCAGGGTCTGGGACGACGGTGAGTTGTGGGTTGGTCGCTCCGCAATTTCATTGGCTCGCCAGTTGGGGGTGACTAAGTACAAAGCACATGCGTTGCTTTTTGCGGCGGTGCGCGAACTTTTCGAGGAAACAGGCACACTGTTCGCCGTCGACGACGACGGCAACTTGCTTCGCGACGCCAGCGATTACCACAAAGAGCGCCTCAAGCTGGAGTCCCACGAGCTGTCTTTGACCGACGTGCTTCGGGCGTTTAACCTCAACGTCCACGCCGACCTCATTTACCCTTATGCGCGGTGGGTGGGCCGTTCTGAGAGGGGCACGCTTTTCGACGTCTTTTCGTGGCTTGCTGTCGCCCCCGATGGTCAGGAACCTGATGGTGCGACAGGGGAGGCGGATGACGCGAACTGGTTTTCGCCTCAGTTGCTAATCGATGGCTGGCGCGCAGGTCTGGTGCGCTTAGCGCCGGCTACCTGGGCGCAGTTGGTGGATTTGAGCGCTTATTTAAGCGTTGCTGATTTGTTAGATGCCGTCCGCGACGCGAGCATCAGCCCGATCGTGGGTGATCCAGTCAACCACCCGCGCTTCCGGGAGTATTTCCTGAACCCTCCCATCGACAGGATCGGTCGCCCTCATGGCATTTAG
- a CDS encoding THUMP-like domain-containing protein, with protein MAFSVTEVDQLFARAEEIADMQHQFTLSKGRLFADRALAQEHFGDLARAVLELVGARRSAESKFPAHWLADSDSAQQATPAAVAEVRVERLHQAGIAFIHDVTCSIGTEARAAISRGMSWLGSDLDAARLRMARYNLGAGAWLARADALAPVTSLRTGTAVVADPARRVEGRRITDPAKLNPPLPALIEACNGRELAVKCAPGIDYSQWEGLVSVVSLRGGVKEACLYSPGLSAGLRREAVVLGAHQERITDAEPEDVEVAPPDSFIVEPDGAVIRAGLVRHWAHRHGLSMLDKHIAFLTGPAIPAGYSGFAFKEAVPLKKLRGALKQRGVGAIEILVRGVDLNPDVLRTQLRLKGPNQAAVVIARVGGGATAYVCGPREWG; from the coding sequence ATGGCATTTAGTGTCACTGAAGTCGATCAGCTTTTTGCACGGGCCGAAGAAATCGCTGACATGCAGCATCAGTTCACTTTGAGCAAGGGGAGACTTTTTGCTGACCGCGCGCTCGCCCAGGAACATTTCGGCGATTTGGCCCGGGCCGTGCTGGAACTCGTCGGGGCGCGGCGCAGTGCGGAAAGTAAATTTCCCGCCCACTGGCTCGCCGACTCGGATTCTGCCCAGCAGGCCACCCCGGCCGCCGTTGCTGAGGTGCGCGTTGAAAGGCTGCACCAAGCAGGTATCGCTTTCATCCACGACGTGACCTGCTCTATTGGCACGGAAGCGCGGGCCGCGATTTCCCGAGGCATGAGCTGGTTGGGCTCCGACCTGGACGCAGCGCGACTGCGTATGGCGAGGTACAACCTCGGCGCTGGTGCTTGGCTGGCGCGGGCGGACGCGCTCGCCCCGGTTACTTCGCTGCGCACCGGCACCGCCGTGGTGGCCGATCCTGCGCGCCGGGTCGAGGGACGCCGCATCACCGACCCCGCCAAGCTCAACCCACCCCTGCCCGCACTGATCGAGGCCTGCAACGGGCGCGAACTAGCGGTCAAATGCGCCCCCGGCATCGATTACTCTCAGTGGGAAGGCCTGGTCAGTGTTGTTTCCCTGCGCGGCGGGGTGAAAGAGGCTTGCCTGTATAGCCCCGGTCTTTCCGCGGGGCTGCGGCGCGAGGCTGTGGTTCTCGGTGCCCACCAGGAGCGGATAACCGATGCCGAGCCAGAAGATGTGGAGGTAGCGCCACCGGATAGTTTTATCGTTGAACCCGACGGCGCGGTCATCCGCGCCGGGCTGGTGCGCCATTGGGCGCATCGCCACGGTTTGAGCATGCTTGATAAACATATTGCTTTCCTTACCGGGCCAGCCATACCGGCGGGCTATTCGGGCTTTGCCTTCAAAGAGGCTGTGCCGTTGAAAAAACTGCGGGGCGCATTGAAGCAGCGCGGCGTGGGGGCGATTGAGATCCTTGTGCGGGGAGTGGATCTTAATCCCGACGTGCTGCGAACCCAGTTAAGGTTGAAGGGGCCTAATCAGGCAGCAGTAGTCATCGCGCGTGTCGGCGGCGGAGCAACTGCCTATGTATGCGGGCCGCGTGAATGGGGCTAG
- a CDS encoding cysteine desulfurase family protein — protein sequence MAYFDHAATTPMRQSAIDAWVEHAGALNPGGQYKSGRAANCALTDARESIAAALGAQPTEVIFVSSGTEADNVAIRGLYRTAVKSSGLTRVVSSPIEHAAVLETVKSLGAEEGAEVKWLPVGSDGVVADAAVLDEPAAVATCMLANNETGVVQPVAELAERASRVGTAFHVDAVQAVGKIPVDFHALGVTTLAASAHKFGGPRGTGILLAKRSPAPLPLIIGGGQERGIRSGTVDVASAVATAVALAEAVEEMEGEREVVDKLRTKLIRGIIENVPETTVTVDGNVLPGHVHFLFPGASGDAMIMLLDSKGIEASTGSACSAGVSRMSHVLDAMGVGTREGMGALRLTLGRTTTEEEVDFLIRELPAIVERARVAGAL from the coding sequence ATGGCATATTTCGATCACGCCGCGACCACTCCGATGAGGCAAAGCGCCATCGACGCTTGGGTGGAGCACGCAGGAGCCCTCAACCCCGGTGGGCAGTACAAATCGGGCCGTGCTGCGAACTGCGCACTGACGGACGCTCGCGAATCAATCGCCGCGGCGCTGGGAGCGCAACCAACAGAAGTGATCTTTGTTAGCTCCGGCACTGAGGCCGACAATGTGGCTATCCGCGGCCTTTATCGCACAGCGGTCAAGTCCAGTGGCCTGACCCGGGTGGTGTCCTCACCGATTGAGCACGCTGCCGTGCTGGAAACGGTGAAGTCCCTCGGTGCCGAGGAAGGCGCAGAGGTGAAGTGGCTTCCGGTGGGTTCCGACGGTGTCGTCGCGGATGCCGCCGTCCTTGATGAGCCGGCGGCGGTAGCGACGTGCATGCTGGCTAACAATGAGACGGGTGTGGTGCAGCCGGTGGCTGAGCTTGCGGAGCGCGCTTCGCGGGTAGGCACAGCCTTCCACGTCGACGCCGTCCAGGCCGTGGGGAAAATCCCCGTCGATTTCCACGCCCTTGGGGTGACCACGCTCGCTGCTTCGGCACATAAGTTCGGTGGGCCGCGTGGCACCGGCATCCTTTTGGCCAAACGATCCCCGGCCCCACTGCCGTTGATTATTGGGGGCGGGCAGGAGCGCGGCATTCGCTCGGGCACCGTCGATGTCGCTTCGGCGGTGGCGACAGCGGTGGCTTTGGCGGAGGCAGTAGAGGAGATGGAGGGGGAGCGGGAGGTCGTCGACAAGCTTCGCACGAAGCTGATTCGCGGCATCATTGAGAACGTGCCGGAGACTACCGTGACCGTTGACGGCAACGTGCTGCCAGGCCACGTGCACTTTTTGTTCCCTGGGGCGAGCGGCGACGCAATGATCATGCTGCTCGACAGCAAAGGAATCGAAGCCTCAACGGGCTCTGCATGCTCGGCTGGGGTAAGCCGAATGAGTCACGTGCTTGATGCGATGGGGGTAGGCACGCGCGAGGGGATGGGGGCGCTGCGTTTAACGCTGGGCCGCACGACGACCGAAGAGGAGGTGGACTTTCTCATCCGCGAGCTGCCCGCGATTGTTGAACGGGCTCGGGTCGCCGGCGCCCTCTAG